A single window of Lytechinus variegatus isolate NC3 chromosome 8, Lvar_3.0, whole genome shotgun sequence DNA harbors:
- the LOC121420022 gene encoding zinc finger protein 600-like has translation MECNARCKTSKLMLRHMKFNHEQQEQATNQQETSGRQSAWGAASASDQLLHFAREALSKNNAAQTTCESAASEKDVVRENRSMLKDRLLSGGHLKQSITHSSRCGREAEARKHSMIYSSKDASMVDKDAMSSGPVASVGLNLECPTCGKSFQNEGMLASHELFHRTTIKEFICDVCSKVSKTFQEHVRHRNTHAEHLNHCFLCDSKYRYVSSLYRHLRNAHHIKKLREKYFCRLCKETLPNQTIMIAHRTECAPRKRCVDKEEYQWRREEAEAERRSEAMKSRRQATQGSTNYYAKEVATDEEESDDHEPHSGEDNGSWMGEVEEQRSEEGMDLSSVDSTSSIKDTDVADLQLRHHQEDSDKLGKMIDFYDRPRPFHCKYDSCPRSYTTHQDLYSHIRNVHRPQTKKKLDGNQCPRTFASQKGFNNHKVDHTGTKPFKCKPCSKWFHTAERLYRHNHRIHKNRTKTHECEVCGKKFLEEFALKKHEQRHRGERNFACDICESTFTSKHCLQTHMVKHTGEKPFSLNLSLVRHAATHDSLDGASNIVDRSFM, from the coding sequence ATGGAATGCAATGCCAGGTGCAAGACCTCAAAGTTGATGTTGAGACACATGAAGTTCAATCATGAGCAGCAAGAACAGGCTACCAATCAACAAGAAACCTCTGGTAGACAGTCAGCATGGGGCGCCGCTTCTGCTTCGGATCAACTCCTTCACTTTGCCAGGGAGGCCTTGTCCAAAAACAATGCTGCCCAGACAACCTGTGAGAGCGCTGCATCCGAGAAGGATGTGGTCAGGGAAAATAGGTCCATGCTGAAGGATAGATTACTAAGTGGAGGCCATCTCAAACAGAGCATTACGCATTCTTCAAGATGTGGCAGAGAGGCTGAGGCAAGGAAACATTCTATGATTTACAGCAGCAAGGACGCATCGATGGTCGATAAAGATGCTATGTCGTCAGGACCAGTCGCTTCTGTAGGACTGAATTTAGAGTGTCCAACCTGCGGTAAGAGCTTCCAGAATGAAGGTATGCTGGCTTCCCATGAGTTGTTCCACCGAACAACCATCAAAGAGTTCATTTGCGATGTATGCAGCAAGGTTTCCAAGACATTCCAAGAGCACGTCAGACATCGGAACACCCACGCAGAGCATCTGAATCACTGTTTCCTGTGTGACAGCAAGTACCGTTATGTGTCCAGTTTGTACCGGCATTTAAGGAATGCACACCATATTAAAAAGCTACGGGAGAAATACTTCTGTCGGCTGTGCAAGGAGACATTGCCTAACCAAACAATCATGATTGCACACCGGACTGAGTGTGCACCAAGGAAACGATGTGTTGATAAGGAAGAGTATCAGTGGAGACGGGAAGAAGCTGAAGCAGAGAGGAGATCAGAGGCTATGAAAAGCCGTAGACAAGCAACTCAAGGTTCTACTAATTATTATGCCAAGGAAGTTGCCACTGATGAAGAAGAATCTGATGATCACGAGCCTCATTCAGGGGAAGATAATGGAAGTTGGATGGGCGAGGTGGAAGAGCAGAGATCTGAGGAAGGAATGGACTTGAGCAGTGTGGACAGTACTTCAAGCATCAAAGACACTGATGTTGCTGATTTACAGCTTAGACATCATCAAGAAGACTCTGATAAACTTGGCAAGATGATTGATTTTTATGACAGACCACGTCCTTTTCATTGCAAATATGATTCTTGCCCTAGGAGCTACACCACCCACCAAGATCTCTACAGTCACATCCGCAATGTCCACAGACCTCAAACCAAGAAGAAATTGGATGGCAACCAATGCCCTAGGACTTTCGCATCTCAGAAAGGATTCAACAACCACAAAGTGGATCACACAGGCACCAAACCCTTCAAATGCAAGCCATGTTCCAAGTGGTTCCACACCGCGGAGCGCCTCTACAGGCACAATCACAGAATACACAAGAATCGCACCAAGACGCACGAGTGCGAGGTCTGCGGCAAGAAGTTCCTGGAGGAATTCGCGTTGAAGAAGCACGAGCAGCGTCATCGAGGGGAGAGAAACTTTGCGTGTGATATTTGCGAAAGTACCTTCACCTCCAAGCACTGTCTCCAGACCCATATGGTGAAACACACAGGAGAGAAACCTTTCTCATTGAACCTCTCCCTAGTTCGTCATGCTGCTACACATGATTCTCTGGACGGAGCAAGCAATATTGTTGACAGAAGCTTCATGTGA